A window of Streptomyces sp. NBC_01689 genomic DNA:
GGGTCGAGCGCGCTGAACGGCTCGTCGAAGAGCAGCACTTCGGGGTCGACGGCGAGGGCGCGGGCGAGCCCGACGCGCTGCTGCTGACCGCCGGAGAGCTGACCGGGCCTCCGGTGCTCCATGCCTTCGAGGCCGACCTTGGCGACGACGGCGGCCGCCCGCTCGCGGCGCTCCGCCTTGCCGACGCCCTGGATCTCCAGGCCGTAGGCGACGTTGTCGAGGACCGAGCGGTGCGGGAGCAGGCCGAAGTGCTGGAAGACCATCGCCGCACGGCGGCGGCGCAGTTCGCGCAGCCGGGCCCGGTCCATGGCGCGCACGTCCTCGCCGTCGATGGCGATCGTGCCCGCGGTCGGCTCGATGAGCCGGGTCAGGCACCGTACGAGGGTGGACTTGCCCGAGCCGGACAGGCCCATGACGACGAACACCTCGCCCTTGCGCACGTCGAAGCCGACGTCCCGGACGGCCGCCGTGCAGCCGGTGCGGGAGCGGAGCTCGGCGGGGGTGAGGGCGGCCAGTCCGGGGTCGGCGGGGACCCGCTCGGGCCGGGGCCCGAAGACCTTCCACAGCCCGTCCACGGAGAAGACGGGCGCACCGGAGCCGTGCGCGGTACCGGCGCCACCGGACTCGCCGGCGCTCCCGGCACCACTGGCGTCACTGGCACTGCTGGCGTTACTGGCACTGCCGGCACTGGTACTCATCACGCACCGCCCCCGATCAGCTCGGCACATTTCTCGCCGACCATGAGCACCCCGATCATCGGGTTCACGGCGGGCATGGTCGGGAAGACGGACGCGTCGGCGACCCGGAGACCGTCGAGTCCGCGCACCCTGAGTTCGGGGTCCACCACCGCGTCGGAGTCCGCGGCCGCCCCCATCCGGCAGGTGCCCGCCGGGTGGTACACGGTGTGCGCGACCTGGCGCGCGTACGCGCTCAGCTCCTCGTCGTCCGTGACCTCCGGACCGGGGCACACCTCGCGCTTGAGCCAGCCGGCGAGCGGCTCGGTCGCGGCGATCTCACGGGCGATCCGGATCCCGTCGACGAGGGTGCGGCCGTCGTAGTCGTCCTCGTCCGTGAAGTAGCGGAAGTCGAGGGCGGGTTTGACCGCCGGGTCGGCGCTCGTCAGATAGAGCCGCCCGCGGCTGCGCGGCTTGGGGATGTTCGGCGTCATCGAGACGCCGTGCGCGGGGCGTTCGTACCCGATCCGCTCCGGGTTGTCGGTGAACGGGACCTGGTAGAAGTGGAACATCAGGTCGGGGCCCGCGTGTCCGGGGTCGCGGCGCACGAAGAGGCCCGCGTCGGAGTCCATCGCGGAGTTCTCGGGGATGGGACCGTCCGTCTCCCACACGATCACCGACTCGGGATGGTCGAGCAGGTTCTCGCCCACGCCAGGCAGGTCGTGGGCGACGGGTATGCCGAGCGCCTCCAGGTCGGCGGCGGGTCCGATGCCGGAGTGCAGCAGCAGCCGCGGCGAGTCCACGGCGCCCGCGCACAGCACGACCTCGCGCTTCGCCCGTACGAGGATCTCCTCGCCGTCCTTGGTGCGCACGTGCACGCCCGTCGCGCGGGTCCCGGCCAGCTCCAGCCGGTGCGCCCAGGTCTCCAGCATCAGCGTGAGGTTGGGCCGTTCGTCCATCACCGGGTGCAGATAGGCGACGGACGCGCTGGACCGCTTGTTGTTCTCGGGGTGGTAGGCGAGATCGAAGAAGCCCGCGCCCTCGGTGAACGGCTGCTTGTTGAAGCCCTCGACGCGGGGGACGCCCAGCGCGGACCGGGCGGCGTCCACGAAGTCGCGGGCGATGGCGTTCCGGTCCTTCTCGTCGACCGGGACGATGTTGTTGAGGAGCCGCGCGAAGTACGCCTCCATCGGCACCGCGCCCCAGCCCTCGGCGCCCGCCGCCTCCCACTCGTCCCAGTCGGAGGGCAGCGGCTTGAACGCGATGAGCGTGTTGTGCGAGGAGCAGCCGCCCAGCACCCGGGCACGGCTGTGCCGGATGTGCGAGTTGCCGCGGGGCTGTTCGGTGGTCGGGTAGTCGTAGTCGAGCTCACCCCCGAGCAGGCCCATCCAGCGGCGCAGGGTGAGGACGTCCTCACGGCCGACGTCGCTGGGACCGCCCTCGACGACGGCGACGGTGACGTCCGGGTTCTCGGTGAGCCTGGAGGCGATCACGGAGCCGGCCGTCCCGCCTCCGATGACGACGTAGTCGTACGTGTTCTCGTGCATGTGGTCGTGCTCCAAGGTGCTGTGTGCGGTGGGGGGTGCTTCGGCGGGTCAGCCCGCGAACCAGCGGACCGGCCTGGGCGCGAGGTTCTGGTAGACGTGCTTCGTCTCGCGGTACTCGGCGAGGCCCGCCGGGCCCAGTTCGCGCCCCACACCGCTCCTGCCGAAGCCGCCCCACTCCGCCTGCGGGAGGTAGGGGTGGAAGTCGTTGATCCAGACGGTGCCGTGCCGCAGCCGTCCGGCGACCCGGCGGGCGCGGCCCGCGTCGGTGGTCCACACGGCCCCCGCGAGCCCGTACTCGGTGTCGTTGGCGAGCGCGACGGCCTCCTCCTCGGTGCGGAAGGTCTCCACCGTCAGGACGGGCCCGAAGACCTCCTCACGGACCACCTTCATCCCGCGGTGGCACTGGTCGAGGACGGTCGGCTCGTAGAAGTAGCCGGTGGCGGGCCTGCCGTCGGACGGTTCGGGACGCTGCCCGCCGGCCCGCAGCACGGCCCCCTCCGCCAGCGCGGAGGCGACGTACGCCTCGGTCTTCTCCCGCTGCTGCTCGGAGACGAGCGGGCCGCACTCGACACCTTCCTCGGTGCCACGTCCCAGCCTGATCCGCCCGGCCCGGCGGGCGAGTTCGGCGACGAAGCGCTCACGCACCGACTCTTCGACGATGAGGCGGGAGCCCGCCGAGCAGACCTGGCCGCTGTGGATGAAGGCGGCGTTGAGCGCCTGGTCGACGGCGGTGTCGAAGTCCTCGTCCGTCGCGCAGGCGTCCGCGAAGACGACGTTGGGGTTCTTGCCGCCGAGTTCGAGGGCGACCTTCTTGACGGTGTCGGCCGCGGCCCTGGCCACCTTCGCCCCGCTGACCAGGCCACCGGTGAAGGAGACGAGGTCGACGTCCGGGTGCTCGGCGAGCCGCGCGCCGACCGTGTGTCCGGGCCCGGTGACGAGATTGGCGACCCCGGCGGGCAGACCGGCCTCGACGAGCAGCCGCAGCAGCGCGACCGTGGTCAGCGGCGTGATCTCACTCGGCTTGAGCACGAAGGTGTTCCCGGCGGCCAGCGCCGGTGCGACCTTCCAACTGGCCTGCAGCAGCGGATAGTTCCAGGGGGTGATGAGCGCGCAGACACCCACCGGCTCGTGCACGACGACACTGTGGACGTCCTTCGACCCGGCGTCGACGACCCGGCCGCCGCCCTCCCCCACGACCAGATCGGCGAAGTACCGGAAGGCGTCCGCGACACAGTCGATGTCGACGCGCCCCTCCTCGACCGTCTTGCCCGCGTCCCGGCTCTCCAGCAGCCCGAGCTCCTCGCGGTCGCGGACCAGGAGGTCGGCGACCCGGCGCAGCAGCGCGGCCCGCTCGGCGACGGGGGTGTGCGGCCACGGACCCCCGTCGAAGGCTGCGCGGGCGGCCGCCACGGCCGCGTCGGTGTCCCTCTCGTCACCCTCCGCGACCACGGCGAACGGCTTGGCATCGGCGGGATCGAGGATCTCGCGGGTCGCGCGGGACGCGGCCGCGCGCCACTCCCCGCCCACATGGAGCGTCTGTTCTGCCTGCTGAGCCTGGTGTCCGGCCATGGTCGGTGCTGCCTTCCGTTCCTGATCCATTCCCCTGTGTCACAGACGTGTCACTCTCGGGGACCGTGAGCGCATGCCCCCCGACCCGGGATGCATGCACGATCGGTGACCGGAAGTGCGCCGTGTCACTGAAAAATCGACAGAAAGACCACCAGACGGGACAAGGTCCGGAGCGGAAGGGCCGCCCGGACGCGGCGCGGCCGCCCCCGTCCCCACGGACGGGGGTGTCGGCGAGGCCGGGCTCCCGGGCCGCTCACCGGACGGCGATCACTCGCCGGGGCCGCTCACCGGGCCACGACCGCCCGGCCGGGCCGCTCACCGGACGGGAAGCGGCTCCGGGCTCGCCGGAGCCGCCGCGGTTCCGGCCGGGACCTCGGTTCAGCAGGCGCCGGCCAGGCAGAAGGAGGTCACCGCGGCCTCCTGGATCTGCCGCTGCTCGGGCCACGACCCGGCAGGTCCCGAGGTGAGGACGACGTACAGCTGACCGCCGCCTGCCGGGATGACCCGGTCCAGCGTGCGCACGTCGACCCCCCACTTCCGGCTGGGGTGGGAGTAGTCCAGCTCGGCGGCCTCGCCCCGGGCGTCGGGCACGGAGGTGAGGCTGTTGCGGTGGTAGCCGGGCACCTGTTTCCTGAGGTCCTTCTCGGCCGCCGTGAGCGTGCCGCGCGGGGTGGGGGCGTCCTCACTGACCCGGAAGACCTGCAGATAGCGGGGACCTCCGCCGGATTCCCGGAAGAAGTAGATCGTGACGCCGTTCTTGCCGCCCTGCGTCTCCGCCTGCCAGCCGTCCGGTACGGCCGTGCCGAACTCCGCGTTGGACACCCGGTGGTATCCGGTGGGGAGGGCGCTCACCGACGGGGACGCGGAGGTGGCGTCCAGGCTCGGCGCGGGGGTCGGGCCGGAGAGGGACGTGTCCTGGGCGCTCGGACCCGTGGGCGCGGTGGACACCTTGGTACGGGCGTCGTCCTTGTGCGTGCCGCCGCCGTCCCGGCTCCACACGTACCAGCCGCCGAACCCCGCGGCCCCGCCGACCAGGAGGGCCACGGTCAGCACCGCCACCACCCGCCGCACCGAGGGCCGCGAGCCGGGTCCCGGGGCGGGAAGCGGCACGGGCGTCGCGTAGCCCGGGTAGTACGGGGCGGGGCCGGGGTGGAGAACGGGGGCCGGGTACGCGCTCGGCTGACCGGCGCCCGGATCGTGGGCGGCGGCGGGGGCCGAGCCGGAGCCTCGGCCGGGACCGGAGTCCACCGCGGACCCGGCCCCGCCGGGACCGGCATCGGCGGGGCCGGCCTCGCCGGTGGAACCGGCGCCCGCTCCGGCGTCGGCAGCGGGGCCTTCGCCCGGCCCCTGACCGGGCGGGGTGGCGGGGGCGGGGGCGGGCGCGGGGCCCGGCGGGTGGACCGGCTCGAACCCCGGGCGCGGCGGAGGCGGCGGGGTGTAGCGGCCCGGCGGCGCGCCGCCCGTGTCCCAGCTCTGCGTCTCGGCGTTCCAGTGGACCTCGTCCCTGCCCGCCACGGTCAGTTCCCCAGCAGCGCGGAGACGGACTCGGCCACCGCGCCCGCCGAGGCCAGCAGCCCGGTCAGCGCTCCGGCGTCCGTGAGGGCCTGCCGGAGCCGGGTGAGCCGGCTCTGCCCCGCCCGGCCCGACTCCTCGATCTCGGCCTGGGCCACGGCGAGTTCACGCTCCAGCCCGGCCGTCTGACTGCTGGCGACCAGCCGCCCCAGGTCGGCGCGGAGTTCACGCACCTGGCGCAGCAACTCCTCGTGTGCCTGGTCGCGTTCCGGCGCTCCGGCGCCCGGCTGATTGACGACGTTGTTCCCGTCGCCGATCGCGAAGGCCCCGCTGACACCGCTGATGTGGATGGATCCTCTTCCGGCGGCCTGCTCGTCAGCCATTGCCGTCCCCTCCCGCCCCGTTCGACGTGCTCGGTGTGCTCGGTGTGCTCGGTGTGCTCGGTGTGCTCGGTGCGTTCGACGCGTCCGGTGTGCCGGGCGCGCCCGACGGACCCGCCGGATCCGGCGCCCGGTTCGTGACGACGTTGTTGTCCCCCACGGCGAACGCCCCCCGCGCGTTCTCGATCAGGGTGCTGCCGCCGCTCACGTTGACGACCTTCTGCGCGAACTCGTCCGTCCGGTAGCCCGAGTCCTTCAGTACCTGGCGCACGCCCTGCGCGACCCGGTCCTGGACCGACTTGAGATAGCGGGCGACGTCCATGTCCTGGAAGAGCGAGACGGCCTCCCCCGAGCCCAGCTCGCGCACCGACCGCGCGGGTCCGTCCGGCATCGCCGCGCCGTAGCCGGCGGTGAGGATCCGCCAGCTCAGCGCCACTCCCCGGGCCACCGTCACGACGGCCAGGGGCGCCGAGCGAGGGGTGCGCACGAGCGCCCACACCGCCTTGCCCAGGGGGCTGTTGTGACGGTGCTGGTGGGCGACGCGGTCCGCGTTCTCGAAGTCGGCGCGGACCGGCAGCAGGACGTGCGGGGCGATCTCCAGCATCAGCATGCCGCCCTGGGTGTGGACCCGGACGAAGACGGTGGTGACGACCTCCTCCTCCCAGCCCCCCACCCGCACCCGCAGGAAGTGCCGGCGGGTCTCCCCGCCCTCCTCGACCGACTCGGCGCTGTGCGCGACGAACGCGTCCTGGTGGTACGGCGCGAGATCCCGGCGCGGCAGCCCCGCCACCGGCAGGAACACGCACTCGTCGATCTCCAGGCGGCGCAGCCGGTCCCGGACCGCGCCCCCGGCGTGCGGCGAGGGCAGCCGCAACCGCGCCAGCAGCTCGTGGATCCGGTCGAGGATCACCCGGTTGTTGATGGGCAGCGGCGGCGTCTCGCGCGCCGGGTCCGGCCGCAGTTCGACGGCGAGGCTCCAGGTGTCGTACGCCCGCCCGGCACCGCAGAAGGGGTGTGCCGCGTGGTACATCACCAGGGGTGAGTGCTGCTCGACGCGGATGCGCTGCCGCAGCCGCTGGAACCGTCGCCCCTCGGCGAGTTCGGCGGGGTCGGCGGCCATGTCGCCGAAGCGGGCCGGGTGCAGCTCGTGCGCCAGCGCCCGCGCGAACTGACCGCGCTGCAGGGCGACGCACACCGCGACGAGCGCCAGGACGAGCAGCGCGCACCAGGCGTTGACCGGCCGGATGTGCACCCCGCCGTTCTCGAAGAGCGCCGTCACCAGCGGGGTCGGGAGGATGAGGTCGAAGAACTCGTACAGCTCCTGCTGGTCCACGGAACCAAAGGCCGCGCGCACCGTCGTGATCGAGGCGTAGACCATGAGGATCCGCCCCGTCCACCGCACCCACCACGCGGGGAACCGCCGGTACCACGGGGGACGTTCCTGCGACCCCCGGATCCAGGTGGCGGCGGCGAGGGACAGACACGGGAACAGGAGCGCGATCAGCAGATAGCCGGAGAGCGGGAGACCCACCACCCACAGTCCCAGGATCAGGGCCGCCCAGCCCAGCTCGATCCGGCGTGCGCGCAGCGCGTGGGCCAGGACGCGTGCCGCGTCGTGTCCGAGCGAGGGGGCCGCGAGCCGCTCCTCGTGGACGTACAGCTCTTCGATCACCGCGTCGCGGTAGCCCGCGTCCAGATAGGCGCCCGCGCAGAGCAGCCGGGTCGCCTCGCTCGCCCCGGGCGGCACACCCGGTTCACCGGGCACCACGGTCCGTGGCGGCCGAGGCTGCTGAGGTAACTGGAATGTCTGCGTCAACGCTGCTCCCCCGAGGCGTGAACTGCCGTGTTACGCACACGCGTTGGTGTGTCCGGCGTCACAGCATAGGGGGCGCGCGTCCGCGCCGCCGCATTTATCGCACACGACGGCGCAGGCCCCGCCCGGGAGTTCCGGACGGGGCCTGCGTCGGGTACGCCGAGGTACGGCGGGGTACGGGGCTCAGATGAGGCCGAGACCGCGGACCGCGTCGCGCTCCTCCTCGAGCTCCTTGACGGAGGCGTCGATACGGGCGCGGGAGAACTCGTTGATGTCCAGGCCCTGGACGATCTCGTACTGCCCGTCCTTGGTGGTGACGGGGAAGGAGGAGATGAGCCCCTCCGGGACGCCGTACGAACCGTCGGACGGGATGCCCATCGAGGTCCAGTCGCCGTCCGCGGTGCCGTTGACCCAGGTGTGCACGTGGTCGATGGCGGCGTTGGCGGCGGAGGCCGCGGAGGAGGCGCCACGGGCCTCGATGATCGCGGCACCGCGCTTGGCGACGGTCGGGATGAAGTCCTCGGCGAGCCACTTCTCGTCGCTCACGACCTCGGCGGCGTTCTTGCCGGCGACCGTGGCGTGGAAGATGTCCGGGTACTGGGTGGCGGAGTGGTTGCCCCAGATGGTGAGGCGCTTGATGTCCGCGACCGTCGAGCCGGTCTTCTTCGCGAGCTGGGTCAGCGCGCGGTTGTGGTCGAGGCGGGTCATCGCGGTGAAGCGCTCGGCCGGTACGTCCGGGGCGGCGGCCTGGGCGATGAGGGCGTTGGTGTTGGCCGGGTTGCCGACGACGAGGACCTTGATGTCGTCCGCGGCGTGGTCGTTGATGGCCTTGCCCTGCGGCTTGAAGATGCCGCCGTTGGCGGACAGCAGGTCGCCGCGCTCCATGCCCTTGGTGCGGGGGCGGGCGCCGACGAGCAGGGCGACGTTCGTGCCGTCGAAGGCCACGGACGGGTCGTCCGTGATGTCGATCCCCGCGAGGAGCGGGAAGGCGCAGTCGTCGAGCTCCATGGCGGTGCCCTCGGCGGCCTTCAGCGCGGGCGTGATCTCCAGGAGGCGCAGCTTGACCGGCACGTCCGCGCCGAGCAGCTGGCCGGAGGCGATGCGGAAGAGCAGGGCGTAACCGATCTGGCCGGCCGCGCCGGTGACGGTGACGTTCACGGGAGTGCGGGTCATGGCGTTCTCCGTATGACAGCTGGCGGTGGGGCGTCCCTGCCCCGGGGTGCAGGATCGTCCCCTGCGTCCACCGCAATGATCGATCAAAGGTGCCGATGATCGATCTCTCGGCGTCAAGAGAGATCCGCCGTCAGGCTATCGCGCATCCGACACCCCCGACGGCCGGGTCCCGTGTGGCCCACCCCACAGAGATGTCCGGGGGCCCGAACGGGCGGCCGCTCACCCCGGAGGGCGGCGGCCGCCGAGGGGTGCCGGGTTCTTGTCCGGGGCGGGGGTACGTCCCGTTCCTCCCGGACGTCGCCGGATCCCGTGGGGGTCGTCTGTCCGCCTGCCCCGCCGCGGGGCGTTCATTCCCCCGAATCCCCGCCCCTGTTCCGGGGGCTCCGCCCCCAGACCCCCGTATCGGCCCGAAGGGCTCGTCCTCAAGTGCCGGACGGGCTGACATACCCAGCCCGTCCGGCACTTGAGGACGAGCCCTTCGGGCGAAGGCGGGGGTCCAGGGGGCGCAGCGCCCCTGGCGGGGGGTCCGGGGACAGAGCCCCCGGGGACGGGACGGGTAAGGGCGGCGGGGGCGAGCACACCCGCGCGTCACCTCACCGTGTGCACCCCCGCTGCCCCGACCCCAACGTCACACACGCCTTCGCCCCCGCACCGTCCCCGACGGCGACCATCGGCGTGTACGCGTCGGTGTCGTCCCCCTTCACTCCCGCCCGCTGATCCGCGGCCCCCGCCGACACCACGACCGAGTCCCCGGCCACGGCCCGCGTGATGCGGGCCCACGCGGCCCCGCAGGTCCCGCTGTAGCGGACCTCGACCAGCGTCGTACCGACCGTGATGCTGGTGGGAGTGGTCGCCGACCGCCCCCCGCAGCCCGTCTTCTCCGGGTCCTTGCCCGTGCAGTCCTCGCCGCCGCACTTCACCCCGGCCGGCAGGTCGGGACGGACGGAGGCGGACCCCTTCGCCGCCTCGGGCGTGGCCCGTTTCCTCTGGTCACCGCCGCCGCCCAGCAGGAGAACGGCCGCGGCCGCGACGACGAGCACACCCCCGACACCCGCGAGCAACGTCGTCAGCCGCCGCCGGCGCCGCACGCCCGCATCGGGCACCCCGGCGGCCGGCCGGGCATCCCCCGCCGGGCTCCCCGCCGAACCGCCCGCCCCGCTCCCCTCGGCCGGGGCCGGCCGCGCCGGCCCGGTCGCCGCGGGCCCGGTCGCCGCGGGCCCGGCCGTCACCGCCCCGAACCGTCCCGCGCCACCGGACGACGGCGTGGCGGCGGTCCCCCGGCCGCCACCGCGCCGCGAAGCCCCTCCGGAGGGAGAGCCCGGCGACGACGCCACGGACGCCCCGGACCCCGAGTCCTCGACGTCCGCCGCGGTCGGCTGCCGCGGAACCGACGGCACCCCTCCCGCGGTCCCGGCCGCCCCTGGCGTCGCGGTCGCGCCGCGGCCCCCGCGGCCCCGTCCGCGGTCGCTCCCGTTCACCGGCGGCGGCCCGAACTCCCCGAGCGCGGCCCGCGCCTGGGAGATCCGGATCGCCTCCATGGTCATGTCGTGGCGCATCTCCGAACGGCTCCAGGCACGTTCGGCGAGCTCCCACATGGTGGCCAGATGGACGGGACTGGTCCCGGTCACCTCGGCCAGTGCGACGACCGCGCCCTTGGGCGCCAGCAGCCGTCCGTTGAGATACCGCTCCCAGGACGTCCTGCTGTAGCCCGTGCGGTCGGCCACGGCGGCGACGCCGAGCCCGCTCCGGTCGACCAGCCGGCGCAGTTGAACCGCGAACTCCTTGACCTGCGGATCGAGTTCATCCGGCAAGGCCTTCCAACGAGGCATTGCTCTTCCCCCCTGCTTCCTTCCCCCGGTGCGTGTCCGGCTCTCCGCCACGCGGCCCCCGGCCCCGGGCTTCCCCGAACGCGCGTCGGGTGCGGGCGAGGGAGCGAACCGCCGCCCGCCGGATCGTCGTTCGGGTCACCCACAGGGATGCGTCCGGCCGGGACCCCGGTTTCCCGGGACGGGGGCGCACGGAGGCGTCCGGGCCGGGGCACGCACTGCTCGCGCGCCCTTCGAGCCGGGGTCCCAGTGTCCCATTTCCCCCGCGCCGGACAAACGGACTGGCGACCTCCGCACGGATGTGCTTACGGCCGCCGCACCGGCCCCGCGGGGCGGCCCCGGACGCGCGCGCCGGCAGGACGACCTGGCCGGACGCGACAGGCCCCGGCCTCCCGCCCCCGGCCGCCTCCCCGGGGCCCCGCTGGGCCGTCGCCCGGGCGGGAACGTATGTCCCCACCCCGTCACCGGCCGGTGGAGCCCCCGGGTCATCCCAGGGCGACGGCCCCCGCGACAGCGGCGAGGAGGAGCGCGAGGACGAGCAGGGCCGCGCAGAGGAGGAGACGTCCCGAGCGCGGACCGGACGGGGGTTCCTCGTCGAGCAGGTCCCACCAGGGAAGCGTGGGCGCCTCCTCGTACCCGCCCGCGCCGCGCGGCGCCGCCCCGTGTCCGGCGCGCGCGCCGTGCGCGTCGGCGGCTCCGTCAGCGGCGGGGCCGCCCACCGGAAGACGTGGGGGCGCGGGCTCGCGGGGCCAGACCCGGACCGCCAACTCCCAGCGCACCCCGAAGCGTTCGGCGTCGACGCCGGTGAGCCCCGCGACCCGGCACAGGGCCGCGACCGCCTGCCGGGGCGGCGGCTGGGTCGCGTTGAGATAGCGCTGCCAGGACGACTTGCTGTACGCGGTGCGCGCGCCCAGCGCGGCCAGGCTCAGTCCGGTGCCGTCCTTGAGGAGGCGCAACTGTTCGACGAAGTGCCGTACCTCCGCGGGAAGTTCGTCCGGCAGTGGCTGCCAGGCACCCATCGCTCACCCACCTCCCGCGGCGTCCGGGAGGCGTTCACCCGCCTCCTCCGGTCCCTGTGAGCGAGGGACGGCGGCGGGCGGGGGGACGGTTCCCGTCACACGGCGCGGACACGGTGGCGGAACGGTCACTTCCGTGCCACAGCCCACCGCCCGCTGTTGTCCGGGCCGCTCCCGTGCAGAAGGGTTGTCCCCGGGCCGCGGCCCGTCCTTGCTCGGGGGAGAGGACGGGTCGCGGCGCCGTACGCGGACGGCGCGGGATCCTCAGCGGACCGTGAAGTGCAGCGTGTCGTCCAGGAACGGGATCACCAGCCACGGACTGGGCTGTGCCATCAGCGCGAGCAGCACGATGGCGAGGCCCAGCACGCCGTACGTGACCATGTCGGTGAAGCGGGAACGGACCGCGAGCATGCCCACGTCGGGCAGCATCCAGCGCATCACGGCACCGGCCAGCAGCGCGGCGCCGATCAGGATCGTGCCGAACCGGAACGCGTCCAGCGCGACCAGCAGCAGGCCCAGTCCGACGGCCGCCAGCACGGCCAGGATGGGCCATTGGCGGGCCGGGGCCGGGGCGTCGCCCGAGGCGGCCCGGCCGCCCCCCTCGGGCCGTGCGGTGTCCCTGGTGAACAGCGGGAAGCGGCGGGTGGTACGCCGTGGCCGCCCCTCGGCGTCCGGGGCGCTCACCGCGTCGACCGTGACGGGGTCGTCGATCCCGTCCCCGGCACCGGCCTCCCCGCCACCGGAGACGGCACCGGCCTCCGCGCCGGCCGCGTCGGTGTCGTCCGCGGGTCCGGCGCCCTCCGGGACCTCGCCCCCGGACCGTACGGCCTCCTCGGTCTCCGCCCCGGCCTCCCGCACGGCCGCGCCGGACGTCCGCACCCGGAGGGCCGGCTCACGTCCGCCCGCGGCGGACTTCGCCACGGCGGAGGCCGATGCGCCTCCGCCCGTCACCGACTCCCGTCCGTCCGTCGCGGATTCCCCTACGGCGGAGGCCGGTTCCCGCCCGTTCACCGCGGGGTCGGCCTTGCCCGCCGTGTCCGAGGTGTCCGAGCCGCGCTCAGCCGACACTGCGCTCCGCCGCTTCCACCACGTTGACGAGCAGCTGGGCACGGGTCATCGGGCCGACGCCGCCCGGGTTCGGGGAGATCCACGCCGCGACCTCGGCGACATCCGGGTGGACATCGCCGACGATCTTGCCCTCGGCGCTGCGCGAGACGCCGACGTCGAGGACGGCGGCGCCCGGCTTCACGTCCTCGGCGCGGACGAGGTGCGCGGAGCCGGCCGCGGCGATGATGATGTCGGCGCGCTTCAGGTGCGCGGACAGGTCCCGGGTACCGGTGTGGCACTGGGTCACCGTCGCGTTCTCGCTGCGCCGCGTCAGCAGCAGCGGCATCGGCCGGCCGATGGTCACCCCGCGGCCGACGACCACGACCTCCGCGCCCTTGATCTCCACGCCGTACCGGCGCAGGAGGGTGAGGACACCGTTCGGGGTGCAGGGCAGCGGGGCCGGCTCGTTCAGCACCAGGCGGCCGAGGTTCATCGGGTGCAGTCCGTCCGCGTCCTTGTCCGGGTCCATCAGTTCCAGGATGCGGTTCTCGTCGATGCCCTTGGGAAGCGGGAGCTGAACGATGTAGCCGGTGCAGGAGGGGTCCTCGTTGAGTTCCCGCACCACCGCCTCGATCTCCTCCTGCGTGGCGGTCGCGGGCAGTTCACGCTGGATGGAGGCGATGCCCACCTGCGCGCAGTCGCGGTGCTTGCCCGCGACGTACTTCTGGCTTCCGGGGTCGTCGCCCACCAGGACGGTCCCCAGGCCGGGCGTGACGCCCTTCTCCTTCAGGGCCGCCACGCGGACGGTCAGATCGGACTTGATCGCGGCTGCGGTGGCCTTGCCATCGAGAATCTGGGCGGTCATGGACCCATCCTCGCGGATGACCCGCTCCCGGTACCAATCCGGGCGCCTCCCGCCCGCTCCCGTCTCCCTCGATCACGCCGTGATCAGCGATGTTGCACTTGCGCAACACATGCACAACGCAACCGGAAGCGCTCTGGACAAATTGACCGGGCATTGAGAACCATGAACGACACAGTGCCGCGGGCAGTACCGGGGGGAACCGACCGCTCTGCAGAACTCTCCTCCGCACCGTGCCGCGCCTCGTCCCCGCACCAGGCAACGGAGGAACACCCGCCATGAGTT
This region includes:
- a CDS encoding malate dehydrogenase gives rise to the protein MTRTPVNVTVTGAAGQIGYALLFRIASGQLLGADVPVKLRLLEITPALKAAEGTAMELDDCAFPLLAGIDITDDPSVAFDGTNVALLVGARPRTKGMERGDLLSANGGIFKPQGKAINDHAADDIKVLVVGNPANTNALIAQAAAPDVPAERFTAMTRLDHNRALTQLAKKTGSTVADIKRLTIWGNHSATQYPDIFHATVAGKNAAEVVSDEKWLAEDFIPTVAKRGAAIIEARGASSAASAANAAIDHVHTWVNGTADGDWTSMGIPSDGSYGVPEGLISSFPVTTKDGQYEIVQGLDINEFSRARIDASVKELEEERDAVRGLGLI
- a CDS encoding quaternary amine ABC transporter ATP-binding protein, which gives rise to MSTSAGSASNASSASDASGAGSAGESGGAGTAHGSGAPVFSVDGLWKVFGPRPERVPADPGLAALTPAELRSRTGCTAAVRDVGFDVRKGEVFVVMGLSGSGKSTLVRCLTRLIEPTAGTIAIDGEDVRAMDRARLRELRRRRAAMVFQHFGLLPHRSVLDNVAYGLEIQGVGKAERRERAAAVVAKVGLEGMEHRRPGQLSGGQQQRVGLARALAVDPEVLLFDEPFSALDPLIRRDMQEEVVRLHHDEGRTMVFITHDLNEALRLGDRIALMRDGRIVQLGTPEEIVGSPADDYVREFVRDVPREQVMTVRTAMRPASAAEAVRGPAVAPGTTVSQAIEAVARSGDTARVMENGRCLGVVDPAALLGVVAGTDSAPRGEEVA
- a CDS encoding GMC family oxidoreductase, which produces MHENTYDYVVIGGGTAGSVIASRLTENPDVTVAVVEGGPSDVGREDVLTLRRWMGLLGGELDYDYPTTEQPRGNSHIRHSRARVLGGCSSHNTLIAFKPLPSDWDEWEAAGAEGWGAVPMEAYFARLLNNIVPVDEKDRNAIARDFVDAARSALGVPRVEGFNKQPFTEGAGFFDLAYHPENNKRSSASVAYLHPVMDERPNLTLMLETWAHRLELAGTRATGVHVRTKDGEEILVRAKREVVLCAGAVDSPRLLLHSGIGPAADLEALGIPVAHDLPGVGENLLDHPESVIVWETDGPIPENSAMDSDAGLFVRRDPGHAGPDLMFHFYQVPFTDNPERIGYERPAHGVSMTPNIPKPRSRGRLYLTSADPAVKPALDFRYFTDEDDYDGRTLVDGIRIAREIAATEPLAGWLKREVCPGPEVTDDEELSAYARQVAHTVYHPAGTCRMGAAADSDAVVDPELRVRGLDGLRVADASVFPTMPAVNPMIGVLMVGEKCAELIGGGA
- a CDS encoding helix-turn-helix domain-containing protein encodes the protein MPRWKALPDELDPQVKEFAVQLRRLVDRSGLGVAAVADRTGYSRTSWERYLNGRLLAPKGAVVALAEVTGTSPVHLATMWELAERAWSRSEMRHDMTMEAIRISQARAALGEFGPPPVNGSDRGRGRGGRGATATPGAAGTAGGVPSVPRQPTAADVEDSGSGASVASSPGSPSGGASRRGGGRGTAATPSSGGAGRFGAVTAGPAATGPAATGPARPAPAEGSGAGGSAGSPAGDARPAAGVPDAGVRRRRRLTTLLAGVGGVLVVAAAAVLLLGGGGDQRKRATPEAAKGSASVRPDLPAGVKCGGEDCTGKDPEKTGCGGRSATTPTSITVGTTLVEVRYSGTCGAAWARITRAVAGDSVVVSAGAADQRAGVKGDDTDAYTPMVAVGDGAGAKACVTLGSGQRGCTR
- a CDS encoding aldehyde dehydrogenase family protein is translated as MAGHQAQQAEQTLHVGGEWRAAASRATREILDPADAKPFAVVAEGDERDTDAAVAAARAAFDGGPWPHTPVAERAALLRRVADLLVRDREELGLLESRDAGKTVEEGRVDIDCVADAFRYFADLVVGEGGGRVVDAGSKDVHSVVVHEPVGVCALITPWNYPLLQASWKVAPALAAGNTFVLKPSEITPLTTVALLRLLVEAGLPAGVANLVTGPGHTVGARLAEHPDVDLVSFTGGLVSGAKVARAAADTVKKVALELGGKNPNVVFADACATDEDFDTAVDQALNAAFIHSGQVCSAGSRLIVEESVRERFVAELARRAGRIRLGRGTEEGVECGPLVSEQQREKTEAYVASALAEGAVLRAGGQRPEPSDGRPATGYFYEPTVLDQCHRGMKVVREEVFGPVLTVETFRTEEEAVALANDTEYGLAGAVWTTDAGRARRVAGRLRHGTVWINDFHPYLPQAEWGGFGRSGVGRELGPAGLAEYRETKHVYQNLAPRPVRWFAG